The following is a genomic window from Candidatus Thermoplasmatota archaeon.
ACGTATCCAGAAACATACCAGTCATAGGTGACACCGCGGCGGTGCAGAACCTTCCCGTGCTGGGCACGGCAGTTCCTTGGAACGGACCGACAGTGAGGGCGATTTCGTTATCGGAGGAGAGCGGGGACGTCCCCAGATCGAGTTCCCTGCAGATGTAGTAGGCCGCCAGACCCTTCGCGCCGAAGAACTTCTCAATGACGTCATCGGGGATGTCCTCATAGGTGACATCTCTCGTTGACAGGTTGATTCTCGCGAGCTTCCCCCAGTAACCGTGCAGGTCTCCCATGGCAGACCAGAAAGAGAACGCGGTATTTCCAGGTTTCTCAAACGCCAGTGCTCGTATCAATCTTGATAATGGTAGAGAAACCGTTTTTAGGCTCTGAGTAGTGGATAGTCTTCAATGGACAAAGGTCACTCCTTGGAGTACGATGCCCCCATCAAGATGAAAGTCTGTTTCGTGGGCGACTTCGCGGTCGGCAAGACCAGTGTGGCGGAACGATTCGTCCATAATCGGTTCAGATCCGCGTATGTTCCCACGATAGGTACACAGATACTCAAGAAGCAGTTCACGCTGGGACATCCAAGTCGCAAGGGGACGATCCAGATAGACATGGTGATATGGGACATAATGGGTCAGAAGGGATTCAGGGAACTCCTCAATGAAGCTTACTTCCACGGCACGAGGGCCGTGTTGGCGGTCTGCGATGTCACTCGAGAGGAGACCCTCGACAATCTGACCTACTGGATCGACGCCGTCTACAACGTCACCGGACCAATACCCGTTCGAATCCTTGGCAACAAATGGGATCTCAAGAATCAGCTGGAGATGGACGAGGCTGACATCACTGCGATGGCTGAGAAGTACGATACGGGATACAGCCTGACCAGTGCCAGGACGGGAAAGGACGTGGAGACGGCCTTCTATGCCCTCGCCGAGAAGTACATCATCGAGAAGTTCGCGACCAGCAAGGACCATCAGGCTGAGGAATTCCCCATTACACCCGCAGGACAGTCTCGCGGGAAGTCCTTGGCGGAATGAGCCTCGTAGCCTCCCAGGCACCCTCGGGTTTTTTCGTATGAAGAGGGAAAAGGGCCGCGCTTCGCCATGCCTTCTCGCCAGTGATTCTCATCCGGAGAACCGGGGCCAGATTGTTGGCGCGAGTTCCCAAATCTTAAATAGGTCTACTCGTCTTTCAACGACAAATGATTGAAGCGATTCTTGCCATCCTGTTCATATTCTTCCTGCCTGGCTTTCTCCTGGTCAACGCCATATTCCCGCGAAAGGGCGAGCTCGACAGGGAGTACGATCTTCTGTACAGAATCACTCTTGGGATCGTGATGAGCGTCGTCATTGCCGTTGCCGTGGGGTTCGTGCTCAACTCGCTGACTCAGGACTTCGGGATTACTCAGGAGTCAGGCATGGGTTTCGTCACAGGTGCGAATCTGTGGGCTATCCTTGTGACGCTCTCGATTCTGCTTTTCCTCCTAGGCTGGCTTCGGGGGGCATATCCCTTCATGGGGAGACTGCACCCGAGTCTACTCAGACATCCCAAGAGGGAACCACAGTCTGTGCTCGTTGATGTGAAAGAGGACAGGGAGATCGTCGAGGAGATCAGAAACCTCGCTAGAACTCGCGAGGAGCTGAGAATGAAGATAAAGGACCATGAGGGGAGGATAAGGCAGAGCACGGGAAAGATCA
Proteins encoded in this region:
- a CDS encoding DUF1616 domain-containing protein, whose protein sequence is MIEAILAILFIFFLPGFLLVNAIFPRKGELDREYDLLYRITLGIVMSVVIAVAVGFVLNSLTQDFGITQESGMGFVTGANLWAILVTLSILLFLLGWLRGAYPFMGRLHPSLLRHPKREPQSVLVDVKEDREIVEEIRNLARTREELRMKIKDHEGRIRQSTGKIRESYLNKKDRAMEELKEVDIKLRKIEEQRARELY
- a CDS encoding GTP-binding protein gives rise to the protein MDKGHSLEYDAPIKMKVCFVGDFAVGKTSVAERFVHNRFRSAYVPTIGTQILKKQFTLGHPSRKGTIQIDMVIWDIMGQKGFRELLNEAYFHGTRAVLAVCDVTREETLDNLTYWIDAVYNVTGPIPVRILGNKWDLKNQLEMDEADITAMAEKYDTGYSLTSARTGKDVETAFYALAEKYIIEKFATSKDHQAEEFPITPAGQSRGKSLAE